A region of uncultured Anaeromusa sp. DNA encodes the following proteins:
- a CDS encoding MFS transporter: MLFVVTTMNYVDRATLSMAAPAMRKDLGLDAVSMGYAFSAFGWSYTALQIPGGWMLDRYGSRLVYGVGLLLWSVFTFFQGMAGFITGISALAFIFVLRFLMGVGEAPAFPANSRITTMWFPTHERGFASAIFNSAQYFALAAFNPVMGWVLVAFGWRYVFYAMGLAGVVLAFVWFRVIKDPKHHPKVNQAELDYIQQGGGLANMGDKKTEIKWSYIKALVTNRMMLGVYLGQFCLNTITWFFLTWFPTYLVQAKGMSILKVGLIAAIPALAGFIGGLLGGYVSDWLLRRGKSLTFARKLPIVCGLCLSGSIILANYVTTEAVVIGVMSLAFFAKGFGALGWVVVGDTSPKEMLGLSGGIFNFAGNMASIITPIVIGYILNVTQSFNGALIFVGVMGLLGALSYLFVVGDIKRVELQIDKTESATMGK; the protein is encoded by the coding sequence ATGCTCTTTGTGGTGACTACGATGAACTATGTGGATCGGGCCACTTTGTCTATGGCGGCTCCAGCCATGCGTAAAGATTTGGGGCTGGATGCGGTGTCTATGGGGTATGCTTTTTCTGCTTTTGGCTGGTCGTATACGGCGCTGCAAATTCCCGGCGGTTGGATGCTGGATCGCTATGGTTCGCGCTTGGTTTACGGTGTAGGTCTGCTTTTATGGTCTGTTTTTACATTCTTTCAAGGTATGGCAGGATTTATTACCGGAATTAGCGCTTTGGCCTTCATTTTTGTATTGCGTTTTCTGATGGGAGTCGGCGAAGCACCGGCATTTCCTGCCAACAGTCGTATAACAACGATGTGGTTTCCTACGCATGAGAGAGGCTTTGCTTCTGCAATTTTTAACTCTGCGCAGTATTTTGCGCTGGCGGCGTTTAATCCGGTCATGGGTTGGGTGCTGGTTGCGTTTGGCTGGCGCTATGTTTTTTACGCGATGGGTCTTGCCGGAGTTGTGCTGGCTTTTGTCTGGTTTCGGGTCATTAAGGATCCGAAGCACCATCCGAAAGTCAATCAGGCGGAGTTGGATTATATCCAACAAGGCGGCGGCTTAGCCAACATGGGGGATAAGAAGACCGAGATTAAATGGTCTTATATAAAAGCATTAGTGACCAATCGCATGATGCTAGGCGTATATTTGGGGCAGTTTTGCCTGAATACCATTACCTGGTTTTTCTTGACTTGGTTCCCGACGTACTTGGTTCAGGCTAAAGGCATGTCCATTTTGAAAGTGGGCTTGATTGCCGCTATTCCGGCATTAGCTGGTTTTATAGGCGGCCTTTTGGGCGGCTATGTTTCGGATTGGCTGCTACGGCGCGGCAAAAGCCTGACTTTTGCTAGAAAACTGCCTATTGTTTGTGGCCTCTGTCTTTCAGGCAGCATTATTTTAGCGAACTACGTAACTACGGAAGCCGTGGTTATCGGCGTCATGTCGTTGGCCTTCTTTGCCAAAGGTTTCGGTGCTTTGGGTTGGGTGGTGGTCGGTGATACGTCGCCGAAAGAAATGCTAGGCCTCAGCGGCGGTATTTTCAATTTTGCCGGTAATATGGCCAGTATTATTACACCTATAGTTATTGGATATATTTTAAATGTGACGCAATCGTTTAATGGGGCGTTGATTTTTGTCGGCGTCATGGGGCTGCTGGGGGCATTGTCGTATTTGTTTGTGGTCGGCGATATCAAACGGGTAGAACTGCAAATCGATAAAACAGAATCAGCTACGATGGGTAAGTGA